One segment of Rosa chinensis cultivar Old Blush chromosome 6, RchiOBHm-V2, whole genome shotgun sequence DNA contains the following:
- the LOC112174086 gene encoding acid phosphatase 1: MGKLIGFLLLISSLFIVVAADWSILNRRKKNTNGVVGDGLKKYCESWRINVEVNNIRGFDVVPQECVEHIKKYMTSSQYKADSERALEEVTLYLSSSCCCTLEGDGKDAWIFDVDDTLLSTIPYFKKHGFGGEKLNATSLETWMKESKAPALEHTLELFHDIKDRGFKIFLISSRRETLRSPSVDNLIKVGYHGWTNLVLRGLEDEFMEVQKYKSEARHRLVDEGYRIWGIIGDQWSSFEGLPIAKRTFKLPNSMYYV, encoded by the exons ATGGGAAAACTCATAGGATTCCTGCTTTTGATCTCAAGCCTCTTCATTGTGGTTGCAGCAGATTGGAGCATTTTGAACCGTAGAAAGAAGAATACCAATGGGGTAGTGGGAGATGGCTTGAAGAAGTACTGTGAGAGTTGGAGGATCAATGTTGAGGTCAACAACATTAGAGGGTTTGATGTGGTGCCTCAAGAATGTGTTGAGCACATAAAGAAATACATGACATCTTCTCAGTACAAAGCTGACTCAGAGAGGGCCTTGGAGGAAGTCACTCTCTACCTGAGCAGTAGTTGCTGTTGCACTTTGGAGGGTGATGGTAAAGATGCTTGGATTTTTGATGTTGATGATACACTCCTCTCCACTATTCCTTATTTCAAGAAACATGGTTTTGG GGGAGAGAAGCTGAATGCAACATCCTTGGAAACATGGATGAAAGAGAGCAAGGCACCAGCTCTAGAGCACACACTAGAGCTCTTCCATGATATCAAAGACAGAGGATTTAAGATCTTTCTCATCTCTTCAAGAAGGGAGACCCTTAGATCTCCAAGTGTAGATAACCTCATTAAGGTTGGATACCATGGATGGACTAATCTTGTGCTAAG GGGTCTTGAAGATGAATTCATGGAAGTGCAGAAGTACAAGTCTGAGGCAAGGCATCGACTCGTCGATGAAGGTTACCGCATTTGGGGCATAATAGGAGATCAGTGGAGCAGTTTCGAGGGACTTCCCATTGCAAAAAGAACATTCAAACTACCCAATTCAATGTACTATGTCTAG
- the LOC112174084 gene encoding uncharacterized protein LOC112174084, with protein MSWSHPDISLEEFMKLVKGFVDILILLSGYQSSGHLAHWDSQNIKKAFQWGLFFENFLGSFSSSDDYVDSVMELDGAISEMTSAASFPKGLAHMSTATLATARRFVLEHLIHSLPLRDAHLRALLTATVEMDLEELSEIEHDFLNVYLSKLKLQDTLMQQGIEPARKFGDCGGNGLTKYAVQELLKRWSVVSLISAVESGLDVLSQSVRHSSWSEFDDNLLKEQLEHENTPVTVDWLVGSLTWNRWKSNSLSYFLDKRTVQLVSGASMVFSTPKIQWVQTFQQLNFSDLAGGSDNGLCETIELMLLGCIASRWTSVIEHLVSVSYDSHTVLEQYHEVCNLLHGRSTTLRSKQEAISQATDVLEYLSGMLDGQVHLLWKICPALGAVAIPSWSPLFRLYLSEIQIQVRGDLSTMRCCDCAHNRKEHTDCELAQRIWCLYVFHVYGSRLIAHS; from the exons ATGAGTTGGAGCCACCCAGATATTTCATTGGAAGAATTCATGAAACTGGTTAAAGGGTTCGTCGATATTCTGATTCTGCTTTCTGGGTACCAATCCTCTGGTCATCTTGCTCACTGGGACTCCCAGAATATCAAGAAGGCCTTCCAATGGGGCCTCTTCTTCGAAAAT TTTCTGGGGAGCTTTAGCAGCTCTGATGATTATGTGGACTCTGTGATGGAACTTGATGGGGCTATTTCTGAAATGACATCTGCTGCTTCTTTCCCTAAG GGCCTTGCACATATGTCAACTGCTACTCTTGCTACGGCGCGGCGTTTTGTGTTAGAGCATCTCATCCATAGTTTACCTTTGAGAGATGCGCATCTGCGAGCTTTGCTGACGGCGACTGTGGAGATGGATCTTGAGGAGCTATCGGAAATTGAGCATGATTTTCTTAATGTATACCTCAGCAAGTTGAAGCTGCAGGATACACTGATGCAGCAAGGCATTGAGCCGGCTAGAAAGTTTGGAGATTGCGGTGGTAATGGTTTGACCAAGTACGCGGTTCAAGAGCTCCTGAAGAGGTGGTCTGTGGTTTCTTTGATATCAGCTGTTGAGTCAGGCTTAGACGTTCTTTCTCAAAGTGTCAGACATAGCAGTTGGAGCGAGTTTGATGATAACTTATTGAAAGAGCAGCTAGAGCATGAAAATACTCCAGT GACTGTAGACTGGTTGGTTGGTTCTCTGACATGGAACCGCTGGAAATCAAATAGcctctcttattttcttgataaGAGAACTGTTCAATTAGTCTCCGGTGCCAGCATGGTATTTTCTACCCCTAAGATTCAGTGGGTACAAACTTTTCAACAGTTGAACTTCAGTGATTTAGCAGGAGGCAGTGATAATGGTTTGTGCGAAACAATT GAGCTCATGTTACTAGGATGCATTGCAAGCAGATGGACTTCTGTAATTGAGCATTTGGTGTCAGTTTCTTATGATTCCCACACTGTTTTGGAGCAATATCACGAAGTGTGCAACTTACTCCATGGAAGATCTACTACTCTTAGATCTAAACAGGAAGCAATCAGCCAG GCAACTGACGTTCTTGAGTATCTGAGTGGAATGCTGGATGGCCAGGTGCATCTGTTATGGAAGATATGCCCAGCTCTTGGAGCCGTTGCAATTCCATCCTG GTCACCTTTGTTTAGACTTTATTTGAGTGAAATTCAGATTCAAGTCAGGGGAGATCTTTCAACAATGAG ATGTTGTGACTGTGCTCATAATAGGAAGGAGCACACTGACT GTGAACTTGCTCAGAGAATTTGGTGCCTTTATGTTTTTCATGTTTATGGCTCTCGTCTAATTGCCCATAGCTGA